The sequence below is a genomic window from Cucumis melo cultivar AY chromosome 5, USDA_Cmelo_AY_1.0, whole genome shotgun sequence.
TCGATATTACGAATTTTACCTTTTCTCAACCTCTCTccttaaggaaaaagaaaaacacaaaattaaatttgtcaAAGGAAAACACATCTTAAGGCTTGGTTCTAGTTTATATTTGTTtaccttcatttttttttcttttatatacgTGAATGATTGAACTAGCTTACGAGTATTTCGAGTAATTTTATGAAACAACTTGGCTGATGCTATAATATTTGGGTGTCAAAGTTACTTGTTAGAAATTAATTCATAGTcctcttagttagttattgagatTATGTCTCTTTTTCCTAACACTAAATTTATGGAgattaatttgtttttatgaAAGAATTTGGCTTATACTATAATATTTGGGTGTCAAAGTTACATGTAAAAAATTAATTCATAATcctcttagttagttattgagatTATGTCTCTTTTTCCTAACCCTAAATTTAGAGTGATTAATTTGTTTATATTCATTTAGTACTTAGATTTTGAGGATTTAAGTTTAACTTCAATTGAGATCTTTTTAAATATGGAAATGGTTCAACATTGTTGGTTAGAGtttgagttttattttaatttgatttggtTTCAATATTTCACAACTTAAGTTTCATAGAATTTGTGCTAAGTactaatttttcattttctagTATAAATGTTCGTTAACTAATTGAAAGGAATGCCTGTGTAAAGTAGGGCTTTTCTCTAGCCTTTTTTTCGTTTCTTGTACTAAtcgtttttattttataaatgaagCGGGAGTGAAGTATCCTTTTTCAAAAAGACTAATTGAAAGGAAGGTGAATGAATTGTAACTAATTAAGTTTCATGAAATTTGTGAGTTTACAATCTTAAAATGAGCCTAACTCAATTAATAGTGGTTCTATCAACCTAAAAACCACAATTTAActtaagagttttttttttaaaaaaagaaataaaaagaactatttgattttttttttaaaatgtaaatattttatcacaTTTTTTAACGATTTTCCATTTAATCCATATAttgtaaaaaggaaaaaaaaagttaaaatttgtGAGTGAATtagaatttaacttttttttaacaGAAGATAAAAGATTATAACAAGTTTAGGTTCTATCTCTAAAGTGAAATTAAAACAAAGTATTTTCCCTTAAGTTCAACCATTTCTATTTTAGCCTCTAAGTCACAAACAAATTGGAAACAAATTTCTAATTTAAACAAATTGTGTGTTTGCAAAAACTGGTTAAAGATAAGCACTTTTAGACCATTTCcaatttttaataaatggttatGAATGGAGAAGATATTTAGATATTGTATTTCTATTTTGTCAATAATGGATACTTGTAGATTTAgtctaaatataaaattttgctatattttataaatattttaataaatgcTCGTCCATAGATGTACTCATGGAAGCAATATGAGAAACAAGAAAAtgcaaaatttcattaaattacAACAAATATGAGAAGAAAAGATATCCATATTCTCATTGTAAAACTATAATGTTCAAAGTATGGAATGATTTCAATGGCGTTTCTTACCGCCACCCTTTTTCTTACTTttgttattcttcttttttcctccttttcttcTACCTTTACCGCCCATTTCATTTCCAAAGTCAGTATTCCTAAAAGGATCACTATTCCTAGAAGGGCCACTATTTCTAGAAGAAGATGGGCGTAGTAAATGCTTCACATCAAGCACACCATGTTTGAAAAAGCCTTCACTCGACTTAAGAACCTGCTCCTCTGGCCTACGCTTCCCCGAAGATTTTCTCGAGTTGCTACTACTAGCCATCCCACCAAATTGTCCAACACTAGAATGCTGCAAATAACAGAAGAAGATGTAGgttgaaaagaaagagaagaattAAAAAACATGGTTGATTGATGCCTTTAAACTTTGCCATTTGTAGCTTATACTTTCGAAAGTTGCAATATAAACGTTTAAAAAATACTCTTGGAATtagaaatttttaaaattttggacaAAAGTTTAGTTACCAAATGGTGTGACAATGACCGATAACGAAAAATTTTAGGGTATAAACTGATATTTGTCAAACATTTAATCATGGAAGTCACCCATCTAATGGATTTCCTTACCTCTTGTACCATCTTTTGTTCTCTTTCCTTCTGCTTTTTCATGATTGGTCGTGCTACACTTAAAGGCAGTCTTTGCTTCTTTTGAGGCTGCAAGATGGTAAAACAAGATTGATGGTCTAAAAGCAATAGTCGTAAGACTTTAAAATTACGTTCATTCAGGATGCCATAATAAATTGAGCCTACAGAATGCATATGACATATCGATAGTTGAGTTTGTACCTTTCCACCCAGAGAAACAATTTTTCTACTCTCAATCTCCTTTTTGTCTTTCCATGACATATGAGAGGAGGCTGAAATAAAGAATACAAAAACAAATAAGCTGCTTAATACTTGCACCTTTTTTCTTCATTACCTTCTATTCAACCCTCCACCCAAAAACCACCACACACAAGAGAGATTTTCTAGTACTATAGTCTATGGTAGTagtatcaattttttttcataaaatcaATATTCGTTGCTTTCCCTAAAGGAAGCATTTAAAAATGGATGGTGTGAGGCCTATGAATTAATCATACATCATGTAATGACATGTCAGATGCCAAATGGAAGGATCATATAATACCATAGAACTAGACATTTTCTCCAAACGAATGGTGAGGAATAACCAACTAACATTAATCAGACCAATTACTACCGATTACTAAGACctcatttgataaccatttcATTGTTTACTTTGACTTTTTGAAAAATAAGCATGCAAACACACACCTTaaagtttctttgttttcttattCATTTTTTGCCGATGTAACAAAAAATAAgtcaagttttgaaaactaaaagaaaacaaCGGGGCTAAATATTTTGGTCAATAACAATTGACATAAGACCTGACGGGGGATCTAAGAAAGCAAAGGAAACTACCTTATGGGAAGGTGTGATCATGCAGATGTTCTAAAAGAAGTTTGTACACAAACAGAATCTGAAAGGAAATGTGAGTATGCAAGTTAAATACAGTTCCAACCAATGTCGGATTCAAAAAATTTGTTGACGGGGCTTCATAATACAATACAAATAATCTGAAAAAGTCTAAGAAATCGGGCTTCAACTTGGGTCTAAAGGAGGCTAGAAGCTATATTTACCACTAGGCTAGCTAATAGTATTGGTATTACGtcagatttatatatatatatatatatatcacataAAGAGCATACAATTGAGGGGCTTGAACCCCATTGGGCCTAGAGTAAATCTGCCGGTGGTTCCAACCTCTATTCAATTTCTTTGGTGCTTGACGTTAAATCTCATGTATGATTGCTAACTAAAATCAAACTACCAAAGCTCTTCACTATAATCCTCTTGCACTACAATAATTAGTATAGACCTTCATTTTTCACGGGCTCAGAGGATTCACGGCAATTATAATAGATGCTAAGATTTTTcaactaaaagaaaaattactcCGTTGCATCAATTGAAATAAAGTAGTTTGTGTTTTGCATCAGAGACAcgaaatagaaaaaggcaatgTGGGTTGTTAATACAATAAAGCATCAAGTTTTGTAGTACATTTTCCGCATGTAAAATTCTATGTGTATCATATATGCACAGATAATAAGCTGAATTCTGAGGGAAAAAGAGAAATTACTGAGGAATTCAATTTCTTTCTTGATATTTCTCATTTTCATTTGAGTTTCCATATCTGTCGAGTCCCTAGATGATCCCGCTTTTGCCCTTTTATCCCTGGAATGCATCTTGTTACTGCAAAGCAAAGAACATTGAGAAGGGAAAAtaatcagaaaaaaaaaaaaaacacaagataAAATTTAAGACAAATGCCggagaaaaaaacaaaagttttcCATTCAAAATAGGTCGGTTTTGGCTGGAATTTCAATCAAAATTGGCCTGATAACAATGTAACCTACTTAAAATCAAAGTTGGTTGAATCAAAGAATTAttccaatgatccaagcagatGCCGAAAGCAACCTACCGATTGACGGAGGACTGCAGCAGAAGAAGTGGTTGGCGTGGCAGCCAGAGGTTGCAGCAGAGAGTGAGACAAGAAGAGGAGAAAGGAAAGTGCGGGTGAGGGCGTTGACGGCGATCGGCAGGCAATACGGAGGAGGATAAGATAGAAGGAAACTGAAAACAGTGCTGCCACTGCTGATAGGAAGTGCGGCTGCTGGTAGAGGGAGTAAGCACAAGTTGGGAAGCACAGATGGAGCGTAGGGTTTGCtgttttatttattgttattatttttaaatatagaattGTGAATATTTACTTTGGTTTTGTTGGTAGTTtgtcagattttttttttttaaaaaaatattcaaaataattttttctaataaaatatagtgattctttttataaaataatgcATTTTTTAGGAGTAACGTAAAAAATAGagtataatatattaaatatcaaaaagaagaaattctTGAGTCCACACATTGAAGTTAGAGGGGATGGGTACGGATTTATCAAAATTACCTTAatcctatttttgtcaatagtttgccttctacacttttaaaaaatacattattttaaaaaaaattcaaatataataaaaaaaatattaaaggtAAATATGTAATTTTAGGTGAAATACTCGAAACTTAGACTCTAGACCCATTTTATTTCAAATGTATGGCGACTCTTAGATTTGGTTTGAAAAATTAGTGGACAAATAATCTTAAACTTGATAAACaactcaattttaaaaataaaaaatatcaaataatttCTGTATAATTgtgaactttttaaaataaaatgatggATAGTTAAATTATCTTCTAAATAGGTCCAATTTGACTAAACTAGAAATTCGAATTGGTTCATGAAAACCTTCCTAACACCCCTGCTTATAATACGATTttgtcaaattaaaaaaaaaaaacaaattaagaaaaaaagaaaagaataaactCTCATCCAACttttatttcaaaaagtacaaaAATAATATCAAGTGATCTCAAAACAATCGAAAGTCGATCAACGAACAaaaattacaattttatttattattttccttctttttttagaaaatcgtcaaatttaattatgtatttcGTATAAAACTAAAAAACCATATTAACAATTAAACTTAAATGGAACAAAAACTCCCCTACAAccttgaaaataaataaaaaattattcaattcaaatataaattaatcaaattctaATACATTGAACCAATGGCTTAGCTCAACAATTGAGCTACGTTGCAATTGTCCTACTAAGAAGTCACTttcacacatacatatatacatacacatacaCGTGCATGTGTGCGGCGATAACGGTGGTTGGCCTTAGCCTTAGGTCCCTAGTTGGTACCCAACATATTCAAAACTTCTCATAGCGGCTATAGCATTGAAATTAAACTTTGTAATGGCTCAAGACTGACTAATCTGTCTAGATATCTAATAACATAAATTCACAACTTCGACTGTAATCAAAGATCAACGGAAGATCCAAATCTTTAACAATTTTACAAGACCCGTGAGAAACAGCTCCCTTTCATAGCAAGAGCTGATCTTGATCGATACATTTGGAGATAATGATCTCTGGAAGTCCAAGGTCCAAGctctaataaaagaaaatgtaattattaaaaattctTGCTCTATGAATCTTTGAGATGGGTGAGATGGGCAAAACCTCAGATAAAAATAAGGACCGACCCCGATGAAATGCAATAGAGGAGTTCAATCCGCCGCTTAAGATTCTTGTGAGGATAATGCAAAGAGTGGAGCCTCCTGTACATTGTGGGCTCTCAGCTTTGGTTCTCTGTGGATTATTTTGTGTGAAAATGTAAACTTATTGTAGTAGTATTTCAACTTTTATTCTAAAAGAGGGTTCAATATTAAGAACTACCATCCTAATTAAGCCATAATTACTTGGCATGTGTAAGAGTAGGAGAAACTATCTATTAGACTATAACTAACCAATTCTGTTGTGCTCAAGGGTAGCGAAGTGTCTAATCTTCCTGGATCTTATCTTGATGGAGGTTTTCAAGATTCTCAATGCATGTCTTTAATAATGATTTGGCaacttcatttttctcaatctcGGACAGATGAAGAAGCTCTGCTTTGATTCCAATGTCAGTCCGATGGACAGACGGCAAGTCAGTATATAGCTTTATGATCTCTAATAAGCATTCTGAAGCACTGATGTGAACCTAAATTAGATATGAGATTAAACTATAAGTTACATGGTTCAATTagcataaaattcaaattttaatatcaaaaaagaaaaaaaagaacacaCCTGAGCAATCTTAACCGTGGTTATGCACTGAACTACTAAAGGCGATACAGAATGAGATAACTGTAGATGAAAGGAAAAATTTTATTCTAGATGTTTTACagtaaattatatattttttttcgaAAACATAAGCAATCAGTTACCTCAAGTACAAAAGAAATAACGCTATCAAGTTTGGTTTTCCCTTGAGAACCAGGACGCACGACCTCGTGGAACCTTGAGCAAAGTTCATTGATTGACAAAAAAGTCGAAGTTTTCACTGAAAGTAAAAGGTACAGTTTCAACATTAGCGAATGCAACCACAGGCTGAAACAAGAAGAGAGACAAGAAGTAGATACCAGTCCATCGAAAGCCGTTGGACAACGATGTAGTAATCAAATACAGCAAGTTCTTTTGTTGTTCAACAACGTCGTCTAAATTAGCCACTTTGATGGAAGATGTTAagcaatttaaaattttctctcGAGGAACTGAGGTTTCTCCTCTATCATCTGCATCTGCATAAATTAAGTCGGGTCACAGTGCAATCAAAACCTGTAAACACTCATATGCAAGTTGAAGAGCATAAATCTGCGATCATATAAAGTACACACGGGCAACAATATATGACAGCAATGATAGGAAGAAACCCTCCATTTGTTAGCTTTTTACTTTTAAGAATAATTGTCTTTCCTTGATGGATCAAGAAATTCATTCAAACTCTTTCGTAGTGGTTCCATATTcaacaagaaaataaaactaaGTGACTGAATTTAGCAAGCAAATTTGTAGAAAATTAGGTTGGAAAGAATTGGAGAATATGTTTTAGGATAATAACAGAAATACTAGCCAACCTCAAGGTATTAGGGCCTTAAGGCATATATCCTCGAGACATGTACCAAAAAAAGGGGTTTGAATCTCTATCCCTGTATGTAGTTGAACTAAAAAATGTAGGAGTATTAAATGATGCTACAGTTATTGTAGTCTAGCCTCCTCTTGGAGCTCACATATCATATCTTTTCCTCTTTCTAACATATTCACATAAACTTGTCTCATCACAAGAACTTAGAATGTTTTTCTATCATATACAGAATAATGATGTACATAGACAGAGGCACCAGAATAACGATCTGACTTCCACTCATGGCAGgagaaaaattatgaaaataaatcAACTTACTACAGAAACAGAAAATTTGGTAGCAAGTAAAAACCTGTTTTAGTGGCAACCCCTCCAAGAGATGCCTGTCCAGAATCCGCTGATTTACAAGTCTCGAATAACAATGGGAAGACCATATTGAAGAACTGGGGACTGCCAAAGGCCTTTAGAACCTGAAAAGAGCACCGATTGAAGATAAGTTTAGGCTAGCCACTCTGTTTTAAGTGCACTAACAATATTTCAGGACCAATATATAACTAAAACAGATAAGAAAGGTGCAGTTGAACAACGTAGGAACATTATGTGTTAACGTCTTTTGTTCTTAATTGTTCAGCTTTTCTAGACAATAGTTTTTAATAACTAAAACACAAAAGTAGATGCAGTGAGGTGCAATTAATGAGTTTGTCCAAAAAGCATTTAACCTTTTTGGTTCATAGAACATCTGACAAGTGATAGGGTAGAAAGTACTTATTCATACTTAATAGTTCTAGGCAGTTTTCCATCTACAGGAAGAGTGGAAGAGTGAGTGTGAGGGACACTATGCACCAATTAACCACCACAGGTTACTACACATACCTAACTCAACATTTTGACCTATCCCCATAATAGTCTGTTAGGACCCCAAACCTGAAAAACAGAAAAATCCCAACAAGCCAAAATAGAGGAAGTACCCTGTGCAATATATTGATATCATAAACTCAAAGTTCTAACAAACAACCAGAAATATCAAGGAAAATGAAAGCAACAAGGATAATAACCCAACTCCTTCGAGAAGGCTGGAAACCTCTCCTAATAAAGCCTACAGAAGCCTTTCCAAAACAAAACCTAAAGATGCTAATCCCCAAAACATTCTCTTTATATGTCCCCTTACAAGTGGCCCCCAGGTATATATCACTCCCCTCCCAGTGGCTCTTTTATTCCCCATACAGTGCATTCCCCTTTTTGCCCCTTCTCTTATGTGTGTAAAATTGGGGGTCTAAAATTACCGGCTGGCTCAAAAAGCACCTTGTTCTCAAGGTGGAAGGAGGGAAATTGCTAATGACTTTGTCTTCAGTGGTTAATGCAGGGTCTCCCTTGAGGATAACGGTTTTGTTTCATATCATAAATCCTGTCGACCACAGCCATGGGATTCCTAAGACCACACCCAACTTGCCTAGGTTGATGGCTAAGAATTCCGTCCCAATGGTCAACTCGGGAAGTTCCAACTCAATTCTTTGACACATCTCTTGCCCTTCTATGGCATTGGCCGTTCCATCTCCAATGGTCACTCCAAACTTTTGTTCCTTATGTGACAGGTAGTTCGAGTTCCTTAATTATTTTTTGGTAAATGAAGTTGTGGGTCACCCCACTGTTGATCAACACCACTGCCTCTCTCCCTTGTATCTTCCTCTTTACTTTGATGGTTCCTTTCTCCGTAAAACCATGAAGAGTGCTTAGGCCAATCTTCGTTTCATCTCCCACTTCCATCACCTTCGACTCAATGGTCTCAATTTTCCccgtttcttttctttttttcgaaAAGGTATTGTAATACAACTTGAGGTGGGGAGATTTGAACCCGAGACCTCTTGTCCTCGGGTACACCCAGGTGCCAGTTGAGCTGAGCTCGTGTCGGCTAGTTTCCCCTGTTTCAGTTGCTGGTTCTTCTTCCAAACCTTCTTCCTCGTTGGTAATGAACAACATCAACTCTCTGTTCTCTCGAACCTTACATTTATGGCCATGTGACCATTTTTCATTGCACCGGAAACACAGTCCTTTATCGAGACGTGTCCTTAGTTCACTGTTAGATAACCTTTTGACCGGCGGTGCCCTCTTCACAAAGTTCCTCCGCATAGTTATAATAACCTATTGCATTTGGTTCTCATTTCCCTTCACTCCACTTTTTTTCGTATGGGCCGACTAGGCCCCGTTGGGCTGGGCCTCTCTCTTATTTGATCCGTGGATCCCTAAATCACTCAAAGCAAGCTTTAGGGCAACATTATGGTCAATAACAAGTTGGGCTCTCTCATACACTCATCCAAGTTTCTTGGATGACGGCTAACCACCTCTGCCTTCAATTTCGGCGCCAACCCCATCACAAAGGCATCCATCAACACACTCTCTGCCATTTTTCCGGGTGGGAGGGGGCAGAATAGTCCAAAAATTTCTTCAGATACTACATAAGTCCCATCTTGCGTGATTCTGATCAACTGAGCTTCAAGGCTCCCTTCTCCCATTGGTTGGAAATGATCAAACACAAGTCTCCCATGAGGTTACCTTTTTCTGGTTGTTACTCCATTGAAACCAGTTAACTAACCACTACCACTTTCACTTTCTCATTGTTCGCTAGCTCATTGGTCTCAAAGAAATGCTCTGCACGGTATATCCAAGATTATGGATTCACCCCATTGAAGATCGGCATCTCTAGCTTTTTATACTTGCTCTTGTTCATTGACCCCTACTCACTGGTCTGACCTGTTCCTACTTCCTCCATTTTCCCTTTCATTTTGAGCACTGAGGGTTCGGACTTCCCAATTCCTCCTTCCTTCGATCAGAGTTGCTTTCTTTCATGTCTTCCACAAGCTACTCCACACTCTTCTTTAATTCGAGTAAGATTTCTTTCAAGTTAGTGATCTCCTTCTCACTAGACATCA
It includes:
- the LOC103491457 gene encoding uncharacterized protein LOC103491457, with translation MHSRDKRAKAGSSRDSTDMETQMKMRNIKKEIEFLTSSHMSWKDKKEIESRKIVSLGGKPQKKQRLPLSVARPIMKKQKEREQKMVQEHSSVGQFGGMASSSNSRKSSGKRRPEEQVLKSSEGFFKHGVLDVKHLLRPSSSRNSGPSRNSDPFRNTDFGNEMGGKGRRKGGKKKNNKSKKKGGGKKRH